Proteins from a genomic interval of Arachis hypogaea cultivar Tifrunner chromosome 10, arahy.Tifrunner.gnm2.J5K5, whole genome shotgun sequence:
- the LOC112716002 gene encoding enhancer of rudimentary homolog, whose product MSNRHTIILIQSSHNRATRTFMDFESVTQAMDGICALYERKLKELNPAIRNFSYDIADLYNFMDGLADMSALVYDHSIHAYMPHDRQWIKQRTLRHLKKFAH is encoded by the exons ATG TCAAATCGCCACACCATCATTCTAATTCAGAGCTCTCACAACAGAGCAACCCGAACTTTCATGGATTTCGAATCAGTCACTCAGGCCATGGATG GTATATGTGCATTGTATGAGAGGAAACTGAAGGAGTTAAATCCAGCTATTCGAAATTTCTCTTATGATATTGCAGATCTCTACAACTTTATGGATGGTCTTGCAGACATGAGTGCTCTTGT CTATGATCATTCCATTCACGCTTACATGCCACATGATCGACAGTGGATTAAGCAAAGAACATTGCGACATTTGAAGAAATTTGCACATTGA
- the LOC112716001 gene encoding uncharacterized protein codes for MGSQVASTNDRSRMHWTPSMERYFIDVMLEHVQRGNRVGYTFNKHAWSDMLARFNAKFGSQCDKDVLKSRYSSLWKQFHDVKNILCHAGFSWDAARQMVVADDVFWDEYLKTQTDARCYRTKPVLNFDDLCVIYSHTSADGRYSLSSHDACVNSEVQRGDGMGSNAVLNSGLRTDWSASMDQYFIELLLDQLSRGNIINHQFSKKDWTDMLDMFKAKFGSHFCKRILKNRLKKLLKYYCDITNLLKQGFLWDDQQQMIAADESVWDAYVKAHPHARTYRLKILPNYRDLELIFRNVSDDEISNLHQEQNHDVTSGKKAGEGKGCRNPSGSDRTRTYWTPPMDQCLIDLLLKQVKSGNRLGQTFITQAWNDMITSFNAQFKSQCDKEVLKNRYKHLRKQFNDVNNLLQQSGFSWDDKREIVAAQDHVWHAYIKVHPEARALRVKTLPGYRKLCVIFGEECSGTRYIQLSRNADPSCEMPMLIAGEQKNSTLHGVCGAASTIDWTESKECCFIDLMIEQVNRRNMIGNLFNEQAWTHMTEAFCAKFGHQYDKQFLVDQYLCLMKLHDDIGDLLSHGGFAWDETLQIIVAENDTWDAYIKDHPDAISYRNRILYLYNDLCKVFGNIASDARVSSQEQLHLMDANDIAIEMDMDGNLVVSDNTEILIQDRRVSNDEMDMVGISGNLNVTGNNGISNQDTERPREMDINGRSGDLVVTGKRNKMDTNGLCRKPQHVKKRPRANATDSRPPKKNMRVKEALSEMASAVKSLMDNKEGNDYNSPLENALSELQAMPDIDDELVMDSCDLLEDERMAKIFLALDISLRKKWLLRKLRQ; via the exons ATGGGTAGCCAAGTTGCTTCAACCAATGATCGTTCAAGGATGCATTGGACCCCATCAATGGAACGTTATTTTATTGATGTTATGTTGGAGCATGTGCAAAGAGGGAATAGAGTTGGATACACCTTCAACAAGCATGCTTGGAGTGACATGCTGGCAAGGTTCAATGCCAAATTCGGTTCCCAATGTGACAAGGATGTGTTGAAGTCTCGGTATTCTAGTTTGTGGAAGCAGTTCCATGATGTCAAGAACATTCTTTGTCATGCTGGTTTTTCATGGGATGCTGCAAGGCAAATGGTGGTGGCTGATGATGTTTTTTGGGATGAGTACCTCAAGACTCAAACTGATGCAAGATGTTACAGGACAAAACCAGTGCTGAATTTCGATGATTTGTGTGTGATATATAGtcatacaagtgctgatggaaGGTATAGTTTATCAAGCCATGATGCATGTGTTAATTCTGAAGTTCAAAGAG GTGATGGAATGGGAAGCAATGCTGTATTGAATAGTGGTCTGAGAACAGATTGGAGTGCTTCAATGGACCAGTATTTTATAGAGCTTTTGCTTGATCAACTGAGCAGGGGCAACATAATCAATCATCAGTTCAGTAAAAAGGATTGGACAGATATGCTTGACATGTTTAAGGCTAAATTTGGCTCTCACTTTTGTAAGAGGATTTTGAAGAATCGACTGAAGAAACTGTTGAAGTATTACTGCGACATAACAAACCTTTTAAAACAAGGATTTTTATGGGATGATCAACAACAAATGATTGCTGCTGATGAAAGTGTCTGGGATGCTTATGTCAAG GCACATCCACATGCACGAACATATAGATTGAAAATTTTGCCAAACTATCGTgatttagaattaatattcagaAATGTATCTGATGATGAGATCAGTAATTTGCATCAGGAACAAAATCATGATGTGACATCAGGAAAAAAGGCTG GTGAAGGAAAAGGATGCCGCAATCCTAGTGGATCTGATCGTACTAGAACATATTGGACACCACCAATGGATCAATGCCTTATTGACTTGTTATTAAAGCAGGTGAAAAGTGGAAACAGGCTTGGGCAGACATTCATTACCCAGGCTTGGAATGACATGATTACCTCATTCAATGCACAATTCAAATCTCAATGTGACAAAGAAGTACTGAAGAATCGTTACAAACATTTGAGGAAACAGTTTAATGATGTGAACAATCTTCTTCAGCAGAGTGGGTTCTCATGGGATGATAAGAGAGAAATAGTTGCTGCACAGGATCATGTTTGGCATGCTTATATAAAG GTACATCCTGAAGCTCGAGCACTAAGAGTTAAAACTTTGCCAGGCTATCGCAAACTGTGTGTTATATTTGGAGAGGAATGCTCTGGTACAAGATATATCCAGTTATCGCGCAATGCAGACCCCAGTTGTGAAATGCCAATGTTGATAGCAG GTGAACAGAAAAATAGCACTCTTCATGGTGTTTGTGGTGCTGCTTCTACAATAGATTGGACGGAATCAAAGGAATGCTGTTTTATAGACCTTATGATTGAGCAAGTAAATAGAAGAAATATGATTGGAAACTTGTTCAATGAGCAAGCTTGGACTCATATGACTGAAGCATTTTGCGCTAAATTCGGACATCAGTATGACAAGCAGTTTCTAGTGGATCAATATCTCTGCTTGATGAAACTACATGATGACATTGGTGATCTTCTCAGTCATGGTGGATTTGCATGGGATGAAACCCTACAAATTATAGTTGCCGAAAATGATACATGGGATGCATACATTAAG GATCACCCAGATGCCATCTCATATAGAAACAGGATTTTGTATCTTTACAATGATCTGTGCAAGGTATTTGGAAACATTGCGTCAGATGCGAGAGTGAGTTCTCAGGAGCAACTTCACCTGATGGATGCAAATGACATTGCCATTGAAATGGATATGGATGGAAACTTGGTTGTGAGTGACAACACTGAAATATTAATTCAAGATAGAAGAGTTTCAAATGATGAAATGGATATGGTTGGAATATCGGGGAATTTGAATGTGACTGGTAACAATGGAATATCAAACCAAGATACAGAAAGGCCAAGGGAAATGGATATAAATGGAAGATCTGGAGATTTGGTTGTGactggaaaaagaaacaaaatggaTACAAATGGATTGTGTCGAAAACCACAGCATGTTAAGAAAAGGCCGAGGGCAAATGCAACGGACTCTAGACCTCCCAAGAAGAACATGAGAGTAAAAGAAGCATTGTCTGAGATGGCAAGTGCTGTGAAGTCATTGATGGACAACAAAGAGGGAAACGACTATAATTCCCCATTGGAGAATGCTTTGAGTGAACTTCAAGCTATGCCTGACATCGATGACGAGCTGGTAATGGATTCATGTGATCTATTGGAGGATGAGAGAATGGCCAAGATATTTCTAGCCTTGGATATCTCtttgaggaagaagtggttgcttAGAAAGCTTCGTCAGTAA